Genomic window (Ammospiza caudacuta isolate bAmmCau1 chromosome 10, bAmmCau1.pri, whole genome shotgun sequence):
AGAAATTCATATTTATGACTGTCCAGTGTAAATGTCTTGACTCAGATGCTTCAATAAATCTCTTGTAGCAGTTTCAAGGGACTGCTACTGTTCTATGTAATTTTTTACTATGATAAAAGCATTCATACTGATCTGCAAAACCAGATCTAATTTTGATTTTGCTTAGCACAAGATAAAGtcttacttttttaaaataaaagctacaGCTCCAAGTCCTTGTGTCTAATTCTTGgggaaaaagtatttttggaAATAGGTAGTCATGGGTGAAGTACTGCTCAGTTAATCACCCCTGCCTTTAAACATAAATAGACCAGAGCTGGAAGGCATGGCCTAAGTGTTACAGCAGCTTATTTTAGCAGAAGGAGAATGACTGAGGCTGTGTTATAGATATGGGAAATGACAGCCCAGCTTGTCCTGCTGCTAGTGAGTGCAAGAGGATCACTTAAGCTGAACACCTGTTTCAACAATTGTGTGGTACATGGACACAGATCATTCATCATGGTTGCATTCCACTAAAGGGGACCACTTGTTTCTAACCCTGACTTAATACAAACACTACCAGCAAATaggtaaaatggaaaaaagctTTAATGGGATCACTGTACTGCGGTAGCATGTATGTtacaaaacagcagcagtataCCCAGTGCAAGTGGTTTTGGTTTATTCATTTTAGTTAAGGCACAAGTATACAATGCCTAGGAGGAAGTAAAAACCCTTTCTAGGAAGGCTGAAATACAAAGCTTGAGCTTCTGAAAGGTCAAACTTTTATTTGCAAGTATTTGCTTGTATGTAACACATTAGAGGACAGCTTGTAACCTTGGGTCACACacagagaagcagctgaaggaaTGCTACTGTAAACCCACAAAACACAGGAAGAAGGCTAAGAGGCAGAGAGGAGGGCATGCACAAAATGCTTCTGAATTCCAAAATGAGACAAGGTATGAGTGGTACAGCTAACACAAATAATCTAGACTGGATGACAGGAGTCTGAGCTTAGAAGAACTTGCTTAAATAAAGGGGGTTCCAGAACGGCTTAGAAAGTATAAGAGAAGCACGAGAAAAGGTGAAGTACTATTTATTAGAAGTTATTCTGCTATGTTTTATTctaggaaattaattttccagtATGAAAGTATTTACATAAGACACTCCACTTAGCCTCTATTGATATTGCCAAAGTCTTATAGAAAGAGCACAGGTGAGTAAATTGAGAACCTTCACAGCAAGGAAAATTCATACCAACTTGGTTCTCAGCTGTATGACATTTGCTTTATATAGAAAGACTACAAGAACACAATATAAATTAGTTACAAAAAGGTGATACTGACAGCGCAGCAACTCAATTTGCTGAACACAAAAACCACAAGCAGTGGCTATTACAGCCATGCAGTTTTCATTGTGAAAATTTACATCTTAGATGACATCTGCTCCACCTTGCTTTAAGATGCCTGACATTGTACTCCTGTTCTTGGACCCTCCTCATCTTCTTCATATGCTTCTCCTGCACTGTTACGGTAGGTTTGCTCATTTGGATCAAAATCTTCAAGGTCTACCTGATCCATCTCATCTGTAACCATAACATCTTCTCGGGAAGGAAGCAGAGCCTCCAGCAAAGACAGTttctcccttgggagccagtaGTGCTCTGGAAACTGCACCTACAATTTTACGTATTTAAAACGAGTATTTATTCATGTGCAAACATGAGGATATTGGCTACAGAAAAGCATGCATCTTACCAAAAACTGTATGATCAGGCTGCCTTTGTCCATTGGAGATTTGTAGACAGGCATCCCTTCGTTGTAGATACATTTTAGGTCACCATGTTTTATCACTTCACCTATGGAGGCAAGAGCTGTAAGTGGGCTGCTGTGAAGGGATGGGCATTTCACAGCCACACGAGGCAGGGCTGGACACTGTGCTCATGGCACCTCAGGGAGATTGTAATCACTTCACAGCAAAGACCTAAACCCAAGCTGTACACAACTAAGCCCATTCAGACTATTTCCCCTGCTATAAGAGAAACCAGCTTTTCTTGGCACAGCCTTCAGGCTGAATGAACAGATAATTTAGTAGAATTAAGATTCCTTCCTCTTTAATATCTTTCTGGCTATCCACCAGCTGGGGCTAAGGTTTATTAAGAGGCATTTGACAGCTTTAGGTATAACTCTGCATGTTTTAGAAAGAgaataacaacaacaaagaacCAACTAGGTTAAGTGACTGCCTCATGAACCTGTTCCATCATCTggttagaaaaaaaaccaacccaaacagAACAATCTCCACCGAAACTCCAGTCCAGGTATAATTAAACCAATTAGTTTACATAGTATTGGTACTCTTAACAACCTACCTGGCCTAGTAGATATGACAAGAACTCTGTTGTCCAGAGTTTCAATTGTCTTTCTGAAACCACACAAAGCCTCTGAGAGTTGAATTCTCATTTTTGTGATTAAGTCATGCCCTCGTCTCTGAAAGACACTGTGATCCTTTTGGTCAAGCACAATTATAACATCACCAGGCTCCAAATCAGGCTCCTGGTCACCTTCTCCATGAAATACTATCTTCTGACCATCTTTCATACCTGAAAAAAGAAACCCATTAATTCTCTGCAGAACTATAGACTATTATTGACTATTATTTGGGAACCAATACAAATACACAGATCTTACCTTTATCAACATGAACTTCTATGATCTTTTTCTCTCTTACAACCTTACAGCCATTGCAGTTGTCACATCTGTCTTTTGGATTTATTCTTTCACCTTGGCCTTTGCATTCTGGGCACACAGTCTGGATTTGCTGCACCATGCCAGGTCCAATCTGCTGAACTATAACTTGCATCCCTCTTCCTTTACACACAGGACATTTTTCTACTGCCCCTCTCTTTCCGCCATAACCTTTGACAAAAGAATTAAATTCCATCTCAGTCTCAAAAAATTACAGTAGTCAGGCTGGAATTCACTGACTTCAAGAGCATGGTTAGGGTAACTTAAGAGTAGTTCAGTAATGGAATTTAGCTGCCATCACAAAACATAGCCCACAAGCTGGAGGTTTCTACAAACAAAATGTTAATACAGCTTATTGTATTAGCCTCTGCCCCACCCCCCAGTAACTCCTGGTTTCCAAGGAACTGTCAGCATACCAAATGCAAGACATAAACATTCCATTAATACTTGGAAAAGAATCTGCTTATGAAATATTTAACAGAGTACTAAGATATAAGACCTTATTAAAATTTACCTCAAAGAGGACCAGTCTAGGGAGTACTTAGTAACTGTAAAATTAGTAGCATAACACAAGCTAGTCTTCCACCCACAGCAATTAAAGAAGTTTTACAGAATAAACATTTACATCCAAGTTCTGGGTGAAGATAGTTTTAATTTAGGTACCCCTAGCTGCAACTCACAGTGAGTTTTAGTTTGCCATTAGAACCATCACTTTGTAACACTGTTGAGAGACTTACTTTTGGATAAATGTAAGCAAGAATTAAATACCCTGACAGACTTTCAGGGATCAGGCAAAGAATGAAGACACAGAAAAGTAAGAAAGCCTTCAGACCTTC
Coding sequences:
- the DNAJA4 gene encoding dnaJ homolog subfamily A member 4 isoform X1, which encodes MVKETEYYDILQVKPNASSEEIKRAYRKLALKYHPDKNPSEGERFKLISQAYEVLSDPKKRDLYDQGGEQAIKEGGLSGGSFSSPMDIFDMFFGGGGRMNRERRGKNVVHQLGVSLEDLYNGITRKLALQKNVICAKCEGYGGKRGAVEKCPVCKGRGMQVIVQQIGPGMVQQIQTVCPECKGQGERINPKDRCDNCNGCKVVREKKIIEVHVDKGMKDGQKIVFHGEGDQEPDLEPGDVIIVLDQKDHSVFQRRGHDLITKMRIQLSEALCGFRKTIETLDNRVLVISTRPGEVIKHGDLKCIYNEGMPVYKSPMDKGSLIIQFLVQFPEHYWLPREKLSLLEALLPSREDVMVTDEMDQVDLEDFDPNEQTYRNSAGEAYEEDEEGPRTGVQCQAS
- the DNAJA4 gene encoding dnaJ homolog subfamily A member 4 isoform X2, translated to MQVIVQQIGPGMVQQIQTVCPECKGQGERINPKDRCDNCNGCKVVREKKIIEVHVDKGMKDGQKIVFHGEGDQEPDLEPGDVIIVLDQKDHSVFQRRGHDLITKMRIQLSEALCGFRKTIETLDNRVLVISTRPGEVIKHGDLKCIYNEGMPVYKSPMDKGSLIIQFLVQFPEHYWLPREKLSLLEALLPSREDVMVTDEMDQVDLEDFDPNEQTYRNSAGEAYEEDEEGPRTGVQCQAS